A single window of Osmia bicornis bicornis chromosome 14, iOsmBic2.1, whole genome shotgun sequence DNA harbors:
- the LOC114880489 gene encoding WD repeat, SAM and U-box domain-containing protein 1-like isoform X1 — MQNMTTTIDNVQVLQTLTVYKSDVTSVDFAGDCLLATGSGDKRVRVWQWRMGRGYVEACFSPLQGHKYGVTSVKVSPRSTMLASASIDGTTLLWNLRTGSKIHTMVQVGGEAVRVCRFSPDSTLLATAGDNGQVCLWDLVRRSLIRCFQKHDGAIQSVCFSPDSNWLITSCTFSVLKLFSTADLIDSCVSDNQAITAFASVNDAHDLGVVSCDFSASQEIRNNEPFTKLYQLATCGNDHYVKLWEVSVIQSKCQVEPFVVKINLCRIMEKHSSALTCVRFSANGLYIASSGLDKRAVIWETCSGKVMGIMSGHNRYIACCAFSRDGNLLATGSNDKSVIVWDLTGNFCLDSELARHCTPAFFLDNHEQSAAYEQSVMKNAETSINNVRFIKKLEEHAGAVNSVAFYGNHLIASGSGDKLIRVWNIEIEEEKDSLMSGEMTIKFHEKAYSPLDGHKYSINHVEFSPCGNMLASCSLDGTAIIWNTENGCQAKSSFVNSGSGIRVCRWSPDGTKIATAGDDERTTLWDMNSMEELCAFSGHSDAVNAIAFTHDSRYLVAASNEGTWRLFDAIDDKNCTALMICEGAHDLGVQGCDFSPTSDFIPIGKKQRMNNNSDKQFYLLATGGNDSLVKLWRLTIFKEHEITTGGNGSGDNDFQYREEKSLAGHGGNVTCVRFSSFQNQVLGSVATDRTARIWSVYSGACLYVLEQHESLVTTCAFSEDTSLFITGALDKTAIIWGIPRQLISQNILMDNLKYNRRKVADWRVNDTMKWLNEIGLSVLARKAYGTSLTGRQLLTSSEDELTNRLLIDQDDDVIETFKTQLHWLKREEDGNVIETHADDTEVPHEFLCPITHEIMREPVQCSDGFTYEKAAINEWFLCGKYTSPMTNESLRDTSFTPNVALRNLIYTFLHGKQQPQL, encoded by the exons ATGCAGAATATGACTACTACGATCGATAACGTACAAGTTCTACAAACGTTAACAGTTTATAAGAGCGATGTGACGAGTGTCGATTTTGCTGGCGATTGTTTACTGGCAACTGGATCGGG agACAAACGTGTCAGAGTTTGGCAATGGCGAATGGGCAGGGGATACGTGGAAGCGTGCTTCTCTCCTTTGCAAGGGCACAAATATGGCGTTACTTCGGTCAAAGTTAGCCCCAGGTCGACGATGTTGGCTTCGGCCAGCATAGATGGTACAACATTATTGTGGAATTTACGG ACAGGATCGAAAATTCACACTATGGTTCAAGTAGGTGGAGAAGCTGTAAGAGTTTGTAGATTTTCACCGGATTCAACTTTACTCGCAACTGCCGGAGATAATGGACAGGTTTGCCTTTGGGATTTGGTACGACGTAGTTTAATCAG GTGTTTTCAAAAACATGACGGCGCTATACAGAGTGTATGCTTTTCACCCGATTCCAACTGGTTAATTACATCTTGCACTTTCTCcgttttgaaattattttcaactgcTGATCTTATTGATTCGTGTGTATCTGACAATCAAGCGATTACCGCGTTTGCTTCGGTAAACGATGCGCATGATTTAGGCGTCGTTTCTTGTGATTTTTCAGCTTCTCAAGAAATAAGAA ATAACGAACCGTTCACGAAATTATATCAGTTGGCCACTTGCGGTAACGATCATTACGTTAAATTATGGGAAGTAAGCGTGATTCAATCCAAGTGCCAAGTTGAACCGTTCGTAGTGAAAATCAATCTATGCAGGATAATGGAAAAGcatagtagcgcgttgacttGCGTGCGTTTCAGTGCAAACGGGTTATATATCGCTAGCAGTGGCCTCGATAAGAGAGCAGTAATTTGGGAAACG TGTTCGGGAAAAGTAATGGGAATAATGTCAGGACACAATAGATACATAGCGTGCTGTGCGTTCTCTAGAGATGGAAATTTATTGGCTACAG GTTCGAACGATAAATCTGTTATCGTTTGGGATCTGACGGGAAATTTTTGCCTCGATTCAGAACTTGCACGGCACTGTACGCCTGCCTTTTTCCTAGACAACCATGAACAG AGCGCTGCATACGAACAAAGCGTAATGAAGAACGCAGAAACATCGATTAACAATGtacgatttattaaaaagctAGAGGAGCATGCTGGTGCTGTAAATAGCGTGGCTTTTTACGGAAATCATCTGATTGCTTCTGGATCTGG GGACAAATTAATACGCGTTTGGAACATTGAAATCGAAGAGGAAAAAGATTCCTTGATGTCAGGAGAAATGACCATCAAGTTTCATGAAAAAGCTTATAGTCCGTTGGATGGTCATAAATATAGCATAAACCACGTGGAATTTAGCCCCTGCGGTAATATGCTTGCTTCTTGCTCTTTAGATGGCACTGCCATTATCTGGAATACCGAG AACGGGTGTCAAGCAAAATCTTCTTTCGTTAATTCCGGATCTGGCATTCGTGTCTGTCGATGGTCACCGGATGGTACTAAAATTGCTACGGCTGGAGATGATGAAAGAACAACGCTATGGGATATGAACAGCATGGAGGAACTTTG TGCTTTCAGTGGCCATTCTGATGCGGTGAATGCCATCGCTTTTACCCATGATTCTCGTTATTTGGTTGCCGCGAGTAACGAAGGTACTTGGAGATTGTTCGACGCTATCGATGATAAAAACTGCACGGCGTTGATGATTTGCGAAGGTGCGCATGATTTAGGTGTACAAGGATGTGATTTCAGCCCGACTTCCGACTTTATACCTATAG GGAAGAAACAGAGGATGAATAACAACAGCGACAAGCAGTTTTATTTGTTAGCAACCGGTGGTAACGATTCCTTGGTCAAATTGTGGCGATTGACAATTTTCAAGGAACACGAGATTACAACAGGAGGTAATGGAAGCGGTGACAACGATTTCCAATATCGAGAGGAAAAGTCGCTGGCCGGACACGGCGGTAATGTTACTTGCGTACgattttcttcgtttcaaAACCAAGTTTTAGGAAGTGTCGCTACTGATAGAACGGCTCGTATATGGAGCGTA TATTCCGGAGCTTGTCTGTATGTACTGGAACAACACGAAAGTCTCGTAACTACCTGTGCCTTCTCAGAAGATACATCCTTATTTATTACAG GTGCTCTAGACAAAACTGCAATAATTTGGGGGATACCTCGACAATTAATCTCGCAAAATATTCTAATGGACAATTTGAAATACAACAGGAGAAAG GTTGCAGATTGGAGAGTCAATGATACCATGAAATGGTTAAACGAAATAGGTTTATCAGTATTAGCAAGAAAAGCGTACGGAACTTCCTTAACAGGAAGACAGTTGCTCACTTCGTCAGAAGATGAACTGACAAACAGGTTACTTATCGATCAAGATGATGAT GTTATCGAAACATTTAAAACGCAGTTGCATTGGCTAAAACGCGAAGAGGATGGTAATGTTATTGAAACCCATGCGGATGATACTGAAGTACCTCATGAATTTTTATGCCCTATCACGCACGAAATAATGAGAGAACCTGTTCAATGCTCCG ATGGATTTACGTACGAGAAAGCAGCCATAAACGAATGGTTCTTATGCGGAAAATATACTAGCCCCATGACCAATGAATCTCTTCGAGACACTTCGTTCACACCAAATGTCGCACTTAGAAACTTAATATACACTTTTCTTCATGGAAAGCAACAGCCACAGCTTTAA
- the LOC114880489 gene encoding WD repeat, SAM and U-box domain-containing protein 1-like isoform X2, which yields MLNNSVRPVRPLRLGLWICSHRGQLDSIATYDFLVITWTRDKRVRVWQWRMGRGYVEACFSPLQGHKYGVTSVKVSPRSTMLASASIDGTTLLWNLRTGSKIHTMVQVGGEAVRVCRFSPDSTLLATAGDNGQVCLWDLVRRSLIRCFQKHDGAIQSVCFSPDSNWLITSCTFSVLKLFSTADLIDSCVSDNQAITAFASVNDAHDLGVVSCDFSASQEIRNNEPFTKLYQLATCGNDHYVKLWEVSVIQSKCQVEPFVVKINLCRIMEKHSSALTCVRFSANGLYIASSGLDKRAVIWETCSGKVMGIMSGHNRYIACCAFSRDGNLLATGSNDKSVIVWDLTGNFCLDSELARHCTPAFFLDNHEQSAAYEQSVMKNAETSINNVRFIKKLEEHAGAVNSVAFYGNHLIASGSGDKLIRVWNIEIEEEKDSLMSGEMTIKFHEKAYSPLDGHKYSINHVEFSPCGNMLASCSLDGTAIIWNTENGCQAKSSFVNSGSGIRVCRWSPDGTKIATAGDDERTTLWDMNSMEELCAFSGHSDAVNAIAFTHDSRYLVAASNEGTWRLFDAIDDKNCTALMICEGAHDLGVQGCDFSPTSDFIPIGKKQRMNNNSDKQFYLLATGGNDSLVKLWRLTIFKEHEITTGGNGSGDNDFQYREEKSLAGHGGNVTCVRFSSFQNQVLGSVATDRTARIWSVYSGACLYVLEQHESLVTTCAFSEDTSLFITGALDKTAIIWGIPRQLISQNILMDNLKYNRRKVADWRVNDTMKWLNEIGLSVLARKAYGTSLTGRQLLTSSEDELTNRLLIDQDDDVIETFKTQLHWLKREEDGNVIETHADDTEVPHEFLCPITHEIMREPVQCSDGFTYEKAAINEWFLCGKYTSPMTNESLRDTSFTPNVALRNLIYTFLHGKQQPQL from the exons ATGCTAAATAATTCAGTTCGACCAGTTCGACCACTTCGACTCGGCCTATGGATCTGTAGTCACCGCGGCCAATTAGACAGTATAGCCACCTACGATTTCTTGGTCATTACGTGGACACG agACAAACGTGTCAGAGTTTGGCAATGGCGAATGGGCAGGGGATACGTGGAAGCGTGCTTCTCTCCTTTGCAAGGGCACAAATATGGCGTTACTTCGGTCAAAGTTAGCCCCAGGTCGACGATGTTGGCTTCGGCCAGCATAGATGGTACAACATTATTGTGGAATTTACGG ACAGGATCGAAAATTCACACTATGGTTCAAGTAGGTGGAGAAGCTGTAAGAGTTTGTAGATTTTCACCGGATTCAACTTTACTCGCAACTGCCGGAGATAATGGACAGGTTTGCCTTTGGGATTTGGTACGACGTAGTTTAATCAG GTGTTTTCAAAAACATGACGGCGCTATACAGAGTGTATGCTTTTCACCCGATTCCAACTGGTTAATTACATCTTGCACTTTCTCcgttttgaaattattttcaactgcTGATCTTATTGATTCGTGTGTATCTGACAATCAAGCGATTACCGCGTTTGCTTCGGTAAACGATGCGCATGATTTAGGCGTCGTTTCTTGTGATTTTTCAGCTTCTCAAGAAATAAGAA ATAACGAACCGTTCACGAAATTATATCAGTTGGCCACTTGCGGTAACGATCATTACGTTAAATTATGGGAAGTAAGCGTGATTCAATCCAAGTGCCAAGTTGAACCGTTCGTAGTGAAAATCAATCTATGCAGGATAATGGAAAAGcatagtagcgcgttgacttGCGTGCGTTTCAGTGCAAACGGGTTATATATCGCTAGCAGTGGCCTCGATAAGAGAGCAGTAATTTGGGAAACG TGTTCGGGAAAAGTAATGGGAATAATGTCAGGACACAATAGATACATAGCGTGCTGTGCGTTCTCTAGAGATGGAAATTTATTGGCTACAG GTTCGAACGATAAATCTGTTATCGTTTGGGATCTGACGGGAAATTTTTGCCTCGATTCAGAACTTGCACGGCACTGTACGCCTGCCTTTTTCCTAGACAACCATGAACAG AGCGCTGCATACGAACAAAGCGTAATGAAGAACGCAGAAACATCGATTAACAATGtacgatttattaaaaagctAGAGGAGCATGCTGGTGCTGTAAATAGCGTGGCTTTTTACGGAAATCATCTGATTGCTTCTGGATCTGG GGACAAATTAATACGCGTTTGGAACATTGAAATCGAAGAGGAAAAAGATTCCTTGATGTCAGGAGAAATGACCATCAAGTTTCATGAAAAAGCTTATAGTCCGTTGGATGGTCATAAATATAGCATAAACCACGTGGAATTTAGCCCCTGCGGTAATATGCTTGCTTCTTGCTCTTTAGATGGCACTGCCATTATCTGGAATACCGAG AACGGGTGTCAAGCAAAATCTTCTTTCGTTAATTCCGGATCTGGCATTCGTGTCTGTCGATGGTCACCGGATGGTACTAAAATTGCTACGGCTGGAGATGATGAAAGAACAACGCTATGGGATATGAACAGCATGGAGGAACTTTG TGCTTTCAGTGGCCATTCTGATGCGGTGAATGCCATCGCTTTTACCCATGATTCTCGTTATTTGGTTGCCGCGAGTAACGAAGGTACTTGGAGATTGTTCGACGCTATCGATGATAAAAACTGCACGGCGTTGATGATTTGCGAAGGTGCGCATGATTTAGGTGTACAAGGATGTGATTTCAGCCCGACTTCCGACTTTATACCTATAG GGAAGAAACAGAGGATGAATAACAACAGCGACAAGCAGTTTTATTTGTTAGCAACCGGTGGTAACGATTCCTTGGTCAAATTGTGGCGATTGACAATTTTCAAGGAACACGAGATTACAACAGGAGGTAATGGAAGCGGTGACAACGATTTCCAATATCGAGAGGAAAAGTCGCTGGCCGGACACGGCGGTAATGTTACTTGCGTACgattttcttcgtttcaaAACCAAGTTTTAGGAAGTGTCGCTACTGATAGAACGGCTCGTATATGGAGCGTA TATTCCGGAGCTTGTCTGTATGTACTGGAACAACACGAAAGTCTCGTAACTACCTGTGCCTTCTCAGAAGATACATCCTTATTTATTACAG GTGCTCTAGACAAAACTGCAATAATTTGGGGGATACCTCGACAATTAATCTCGCAAAATATTCTAATGGACAATTTGAAATACAACAGGAGAAAG GTTGCAGATTGGAGAGTCAATGATACCATGAAATGGTTAAACGAAATAGGTTTATCAGTATTAGCAAGAAAAGCGTACGGAACTTCCTTAACAGGAAGACAGTTGCTCACTTCGTCAGAAGATGAACTGACAAACAGGTTACTTATCGATCAAGATGATGAT GTTATCGAAACATTTAAAACGCAGTTGCATTGGCTAAAACGCGAAGAGGATGGTAATGTTATTGAAACCCATGCGGATGATACTGAAGTACCTCATGAATTTTTATGCCCTATCACGCACGAAATAATGAGAGAACCTGTTCAATGCTCCG ATGGATTTACGTACGAGAAAGCAGCCATAAACGAATGGTTCTTATGCGGAAAATATACTAGCCCCATGACCAATGAATCTCTTCGAGACACTTCGTTCACACCAAATGTCGCACTTAGAAACTTAATATACACTTTTCTTCATGGAAAGCAACAGCCACAGCTTTAA
- the LOC114880489 gene encoding WD repeat, SAM and U-box domain-containing protein 1-like isoform X3: MYRQYIYESDRPGKDKRVRVWQWRMGRGYVEACFSPLQGHKYGVTSVKVSPRSTMLASASIDGTTLLWNLRTGSKIHTMVQVGGEAVRVCRFSPDSTLLATAGDNGQVCLWDLVRRSLIRCFQKHDGAIQSVCFSPDSNWLITSCTFSVLKLFSTADLIDSCVSDNQAITAFASVNDAHDLGVVSCDFSASQEIRNNEPFTKLYQLATCGNDHYVKLWEVSVIQSKCQVEPFVVKINLCRIMEKHSSALTCVRFSANGLYIASSGLDKRAVIWETCSGKVMGIMSGHNRYIACCAFSRDGNLLATGSNDKSVIVWDLTGNFCLDSELARHCTPAFFLDNHEQSAAYEQSVMKNAETSINNVRFIKKLEEHAGAVNSVAFYGNHLIASGSGDKLIRVWNIEIEEEKDSLMSGEMTIKFHEKAYSPLDGHKYSINHVEFSPCGNMLASCSLDGTAIIWNTENGCQAKSSFVNSGSGIRVCRWSPDGTKIATAGDDERTTLWDMNSMEELCAFSGHSDAVNAIAFTHDSRYLVAASNEGTWRLFDAIDDKNCTALMICEGAHDLGVQGCDFSPTSDFIPIGKKQRMNNNSDKQFYLLATGGNDSLVKLWRLTIFKEHEITTGGNGSGDNDFQYREEKSLAGHGGNVTCVRFSSFQNQVLGSVATDRTARIWSVYSGACLYVLEQHESLVTTCAFSEDTSLFITGALDKTAIIWGIPRQLISQNILMDNLKYNRRKVADWRVNDTMKWLNEIGLSVLARKAYGTSLTGRQLLTSSEDELTNRLLIDQDDDVIETFKTQLHWLKREEDGNVIETHADDTEVPHEFLCPITHEIMREPVQCSDGFTYEKAAINEWFLCGKYTSPMTNESLRDTSFTPNVALRNLIYTFLHGKQQPQL; the protein is encoded by the exons ATGTACAGGCAATATATATATGAGTCGGATAGGCCTGGTAA agACAAACGTGTCAGAGTTTGGCAATGGCGAATGGGCAGGGGATACGTGGAAGCGTGCTTCTCTCCTTTGCAAGGGCACAAATATGGCGTTACTTCGGTCAAAGTTAGCCCCAGGTCGACGATGTTGGCTTCGGCCAGCATAGATGGTACAACATTATTGTGGAATTTACGG ACAGGATCGAAAATTCACACTATGGTTCAAGTAGGTGGAGAAGCTGTAAGAGTTTGTAGATTTTCACCGGATTCAACTTTACTCGCAACTGCCGGAGATAATGGACAGGTTTGCCTTTGGGATTTGGTACGACGTAGTTTAATCAG GTGTTTTCAAAAACATGACGGCGCTATACAGAGTGTATGCTTTTCACCCGATTCCAACTGGTTAATTACATCTTGCACTTTCTCcgttttgaaattattttcaactgcTGATCTTATTGATTCGTGTGTATCTGACAATCAAGCGATTACCGCGTTTGCTTCGGTAAACGATGCGCATGATTTAGGCGTCGTTTCTTGTGATTTTTCAGCTTCTCAAGAAATAAGAA ATAACGAACCGTTCACGAAATTATATCAGTTGGCCACTTGCGGTAACGATCATTACGTTAAATTATGGGAAGTAAGCGTGATTCAATCCAAGTGCCAAGTTGAACCGTTCGTAGTGAAAATCAATCTATGCAGGATAATGGAAAAGcatagtagcgcgttgacttGCGTGCGTTTCAGTGCAAACGGGTTATATATCGCTAGCAGTGGCCTCGATAAGAGAGCAGTAATTTGGGAAACG TGTTCGGGAAAAGTAATGGGAATAATGTCAGGACACAATAGATACATAGCGTGCTGTGCGTTCTCTAGAGATGGAAATTTATTGGCTACAG GTTCGAACGATAAATCTGTTATCGTTTGGGATCTGACGGGAAATTTTTGCCTCGATTCAGAACTTGCACGGCACTGTACGCCTGCCTTTTTCCTAGACAACCATGAACAG AGCGCTGCATACGAACAAAGCGTAATGAAGAACGCAGAAACATCGATTAACAATGtacgatttattaaaaagctAGAGGAGCATGCTGGTGCTGTAAATAGCGTGGCTTTTTACGGAAATCATCTGATTGCTTCTGGATCTGG GGACAAATTAATACGCGTTTGGAACATTGAAATCGAAGAGGAAAAAGATTCCTTGATGTCAGGAGAAATGACCATCAAGTTTCATGAAAAAGCTTATAGTCCGTTGGATGGTCATAAATATAGCATAAACCACGTGGAATTTAGCCCCTGCGGTAATATGCTTGCTTCTTGCTCTTTAGATGGCACTGCCATTATCTGGAATACCGAG AACGGGTGTCAAGCAAAATCTTCTTTCGTTAATTCCGGATCTGGCATTCGTGTCTGTCGATGGTCACCGGATGGTACTAAAATTGCTACGGCTGGAGATGATGAAAGAACAACGCTATGGGATATGAACAGCATGGAGGAACTTTG TGCTTTCAGTGGCCATTCTGATGCGGTGAATGCCATCGCTTTTACCCATGATTCTCGTTATTTGGTTGCCGCGAGTAACGAAGGTACTTGGAGATTGTTCGACGCTATCGATGATAAAAACTGCACGGCGTTGATGATTTGCGAAGGTGCGCATGATTTAGGTGTACAAGGATGTGATTTCAGCCCGACTTCCGACTTTATACCTATAG GGAAGAAACAGAGGATGAATAACAACAGCGACAAGCAGTTTTATTTGTTAGCAACCGGTGGTAACGATTCCTTGGTCAAATTGTGGCGATTGACAATTTTCAAGGAACACGAGATTACAACAGGAGGTAATGGAAGCGGTGACAACGATTTCCAATATCGAGAGGAAAAGTCGCTGGCCGGACACGGCGGTAATGTTACTTGCGTACgattttcttcgtttcaaAACCAAGTTTTAGGAAGTGTCGCTACTGATAGAACGGCTCGTATATGGAGCGTA TATTCCGGAGCTTGTCTGTATGTACTGGAACAACACGAAAGTCTCGTAACTACCTGTGCCTTCTCAGAAGATACATCCTTATTTATTACAG GTGCTCTAGACAAAACTGCAATAATTTGGGGGATACCTCGACAATTAATCTCGCAAAATATTCTAATGGACAATTTGAAATACAACAGGAGAAAG GTTGCAGATTGGAGAGTCAATGATACCATGAAATGGTTAAACGAAATAGGTTTATCAGTATTAGCAAGAAAAGCGTACGGAACTTCCTTAACAGGAAGACAGTTGCTCACTTCGTCAGAAGATGAACTGACAAACAGGTTACTTATCGATCAAGATGATGAT GTTATCGAAACATTTAAAACGCAGTTGCATTGGCTAAAACGCGAAGAGGATGGTAATGTTATTGAAACCCATGCGGATGATACTGAAGTACCTCATGAATTTTTATGCCCTATCACGCACGAAATAATGAGAGAACCTGTTCAATGCTCCG ATGGATTTACGTACGAGAAAGCAGCCATAAACGAATGGTTCTTATGCGGAAAATATACTAGCCCCATGACCAATGAATCTCTTCGAGACACTTCGTTCACACCAAATGTCGCACTTAGAAACTTAATATACACTTTTCTTCATGGAAAGCAACAGCCACAGCTTTAA
- the LOC114880489 gene encoding WD repeat, SAM and U-box domain-containing protein 1-like isoform X4, which yields MGRGYVEACFSPLQGHKYGVTSVKVSPRSTMLASASIDGTTLLWNLRTGSKIHTMVQVGGEAVRVCRFSPDSTLLATAGDNGQVCLWDLVRRSLIRCFQKHDGAIQSVCFSPDSNWLITSCTFSVLKLFSTADLIDSCVSDNQAITAFASVNDAHDLGVVSCDFSASQEIRNNEPFTKLYQLATCGNDHYVKLWEVSVIQSKCQVEPFVVKINLCRIMEKHSSALTCVRFSANGLYIASSGLDKRAVIWETCSGKVMGIMSGHNRYIACCAFSRDGNLLATGSNDKSVIVWDLTGNFCLDSELARHCTPAFFLDNHEQSAAYEQSVMKNAETSINNVRFIKKLEEHAGAVNSVAFYGNHLIASGSGDKLIRVWNIEIEEEKDSLMSGEMTIKFHEKAYSPLDGHKYSINHVEFSPCGNMLASCSLDGTAIIWNTENGCQAKSSFVNSGSGIRVCRWSPDGTKIATAGDDERTTLWDMNSMEELCAFSGHSDAVNAIAFTHDSRYLVAASNEGTWRLFDAIDDKNCTALMICEGAHDLGVQGCDFSPTSDFIPIGKKQRMNNNSDKQFYLLATGGNDSLVKLWRLTIFKEHEITTGGNGSGDNDFQYREEKSLAGHGGNVTCVRFSSFQNQVLGSVATDRTARIWSVYSGACLYVLEQHESLVTTCAFSEDTSLFITGALDKTAIIWGIPRQLISQNILMDNLKYNRRKVADWRVNDTMKWLNEIGLSVLARKAYGTSLTGRQLLTSSEDELTNRLLIDQDDDVIETFKTQLHWLKREEDGNVIETHADDTEVPHEFLCPITHEIMREPVQCSDGFTYEKAAINEWFLCGKYTSPMTNESLRDTSFTPNVALRNLIYTFLHGKQQPQL from the exons ATGGGCAGGGGATACGTGGAAGCGTGCTTCTCTCCTTTGCAAGGGCACAAATATGGCGTTACTTCGGTCAAAGTTAGCCCCAGGTCGACGATGTTGGCTTCGGCCAGCATAGATGGTACAACATTATTGTGGAATTTACGG ACAGGATCGAAAATTCACACTATGGTTCAAGTAGGTGGAGAAGCTGTAAGAGTTTGTAGATTTTCACCGGATTCAACTTTACTCGCAACTGCCGGAGATAATGGACAGGTTTGCCTTTGGGATTTGGTACGACGTAGTTTAATCAG GTGTTTTCAAAAACATGACGGCGCTATACAGAGTGTATGCTTTTCACCCGATTCCAACTGGTTAATTACATCTTGCACTTTCTCcgttttgaaattattttcaactgcTGATCTTATTGATTCGTGTGTATCTGACAATCAAGCGATTACCGCGTTTGCTTCGGTAAACGATGCGCATGATTTAGGCGTCGTTTCTTGTGATTTTTCAGCTTCTCAAGAAATAAGAA ATAACGAACCGTTCACGAAATTATATCAGTTGGCCACTTGCGGTAACGATCATTACGTTAAATTATGGGAAGTAAGCGTGATTCAATCCAAGTGCCAAGTTGAACCGTTCGTAGTGAAAATCAATCTATGCAGGATAATGGAAAAGcatagtagcgcgttgacttGCGTGCGTTTCAGTGCAAACGGGTTATATATCGCTAGCAGTGGCCTCGATAAGAGAGCAGTAATTTGGGAAACG TGTTCGGGAAAAGTAATGGGAATAATGTCAGGACACAATAGATACATAGCGTGCTGTGCGTTCTCTAGAGATGGAAATTTATTGGCTACAG GTTCGAACGATAAATCTGTTATCGTTTGGGATCTGACGGGAAATTTTTGCCTCGATTCAGAACTTGCACGGCACTGTACGCCTGCCTTTTTCCTAGACAACCATGAACAG AGCGCTGCATACGAACAAAGCGTAATGAAGAACGCAGAAACATCGATTAACAATGtacgatttattaaaaagctAGAGGAGCATGCTGGTGCTGTAAATAGCGTGGCTTTTTACGGAAATCATCTGATTGCTTCTGGATCTGG GGACAAATTAATACGCGTTTGGAACATTGAAATCGAAGAGGAAAAAGATTCCTTGATGTCAGGAGAAATGACCATCAAGTTTCATGAAAAAGCTTATAGTCCGTTGGATGGTCATAAATATAGCATAAACCACGTGGAATTTAGCCCCTGCGGTAATATGCTTGCTTCTTGCTCTTTAGATGGCACTGCCATTATCTGGAATACCGAG AACGGGTGTCAAGCAAAATCTTCTTTCGTTAATTCCGGATCTGGCATTCGTGTCTGTCGATGGTCACCGGATGGTACTAAAATTGCTACGGCTGGAGATGATGAAAGAACAACGCTATGGGATATGAACAGCATGGAGGAACTTTG TGCTTTCAGTGGCCATTCTGATGCGGTGAATGCCATCGCTTTTACCCATGATTCTCGTTATTTGGTTGCCGCGAGTAACGAAGGTACTTGGAGATTGTTCGACGCTATCGATGATAAAAACTGCACGGCGTTGATGATTTGCGAAGGTGCGCATGATTTAGGTGTACAAGGATGTGATTTCAGCCCGACTTCCGACTTTATACCTATAG GGAAGAAACAGAGGATGAATAACAACAGCGACAAGCAGTTTTATTTGTTAGCAACCGGTGGTAACGATTCCTTGGTCAAATTGTGGCGATTGACAATTTTCAAGGAACACGAGATTACAACAGGAGGTAATGGAAGCGGTGACAACGATTTCCAATATCGAGAGGAAAAGTCGCTGGCCGGACACGGCGGTAATGTTACTTGCGTACgattttcttcgtttcaaAACCAAGTTTTAGGAAGTGTCGCTACTGATAGAACGGCTCGTATATGGAGCGTA TATTCCGGAGCTTGTCTGTATGTACTGGAACAACACGAAAGTCTCGTAACTACCTGTGCCTTCTCAGAAGATACATCCTTATTTATTACAG GTGCTCTAGACAAAACTGCAATAATTTGGGGGATACCTCGACAATTAATCTCGCAAAATATTCTAATGGACAATTTGAAATACAACAGGAGAAAG GTTGCAGATTGGAGAGTCAATGATACCATGAAATGGTTAAACGAAATAGGTTTATCAGTATTAGCAAGAAAAGCGTACGGAACTTCCTTAACAGGAAGACAGTTGCTCACTTCGTCAGAAGATGAACTGACAAACAGGTTACTTATCGATCAAGATGATGAT GTTATCGAAACATTTAAAACGCAGTTGCATTGGCTAAAACGCGAAGAGGATGGTAATGTTATTGAAACCCATGCGGATGATACTGAAGTACCTCATGAATTTTTATGCCCTATCACGCACGAAATAATGAGAGAACCTGTTCAATGCTCCG ATGGATTTACGTACGAGAAAGCAGCCATAAACGAATGGTTCTTATGCGGAAAATATACTAGCCCCATGACCAATGAATCTCTTCGAGACACTTCGTTCACACCAAATGTCGCACTTAGAAACTTAATATACACTTTTCTTCATGGAAAGCAACAGCCACAGCTTTAA